The DNA sequence AGTGTAACGAAATCTGGCGGGGGACTGGCAGATCGCCCCGCAATAAGATGCGCTGATTATCGCGCTGAAACTCCAATGTCTTTCCCACAAAATCGGCGGATATTTTGCCCAACGATTCCAGCCATGCCATACCAAGAATCACGTCAGGTCCATGGATATCTAATATATGAAGATCAATTTCGAACGCTACCCCTTGCATAGAAAGTTTGGTGCGCCGAGAGACGTGGGAGCAGACCAAAGACCCCCCGTTCCCAACATAAATTCTGAACGGCCGAATGGGGGTTAAGGCTAGCTGAAGGCGCTCCGCCATACGGGGGTGAAGAAAATCATGAGTACTGCCCGTATCAATTAGGACCGTGACCTCGGTAGTGCCAATTTTGCCAACCACCTGGAATGGCTTCGAGCGGCTGTTCCCGTTTAAGGAATGCAGATGGGATAAATCCGCCGTTATCACCTGGTCCCCAAGCTGGTTTCCTTCTTCCAGTCCCTCACATTCGTCCTCCTCATCATCACCAATGTAGCATAGGAGTTTAGCGGCACACACATGGCCGGGGACGTACTTCTCTGGACAGTGCCAACAAAGGCCCTTGCGCGATCGCTCAGACTTCTCGGCATTTGATACAAGAATGGGAACCACTTTTGGCCTCTGCGAATCGCGAATTGTCGAAACTCCACCTGGCTGACTCGGCGGTAATTTCGCGTTCTGCGATGGGGTGGAAGCGGCAGTCAGTCTCGAATCCCGGCCTGACCAACTCCGTTTCTGGAATGAACCTGCCTGCTGGGAACGGCGTTCCTGCGACGCCCCCAATCGAAGGGCCAACGCATCGCCTCTGCGAGCGAGTGCGGTTGTCTGAGCTCCACTTTCTCCTGCAGCTCGGGTAAGAGGCCCTCGACAAAAATTGGGATTAAGGCTTCATCCGAGAGGCCTTGCACTCTGTTTAAGTATTTTTCAAACGTATCATGATAATCCGACACCGATCCAGTCTGGACCAACTTCGCCAGAGGTCCGATAAAATTGCGAAAACTCTGTGGATCAAACCTGTGGCGGACATCCTCCAAAAACTCCGGCCAAGTAACTAAAGGATTATTATCTCGATAATTAAAAATCCATTCAGTTGCAGGAGGGTCAAAAAGCATTACCGTGTAGTGGAGACGATCCTCCTCCGGGACCAACATATGATCGAAGTAGTACTCCACGCGGGAAATCCAATTAGTGGCATCCGACCCGTCAAAGTGTGGTGCGTGAATTTTAACTCCACGTTGTATGTCCCGGTGATGGTTTTGATGGTGATCCGGCCTATGCGGTGGGTCCCAATACGTGGTGTGACGGCCACCCCGTCTAGCGCGCTGCCTAGTTTCTGGCGGATCCCAACACGAGCGTTGCCGTGGATACGTGATGGCCAATCGGTTGTCTGAGGCATATCCGCGTGGGGAATCCCTCATCCGCGTGGGGAATCCCTCATCTGACGCCGATCCTGACGGGTATGGAGAACCCCACGCTGGCGGCGCCGGCCGTGTCGCGTATCACGCAAGTCATCTCTCCTGCGCACGGGTGGCAACGGAGACCAGTCGCGATGTTCTGCATACTCTCTGTCGTCAGACTCAAACCCGTCATCAGGAGGGTCAGAATCCTGTGGAACCGGGTTCTCCAATCCATCGATGCGGCCTTCCAATTGATCGAATCTGGCCATGATTTGGTCTAGGCCACGTGTGATGGGGTCCCCTTGGTTATCAGCATGCGGCCTTGTAAGCGGTAGATCGCCGCGTGGTGGGGGGCGAGGAGCACCCTGCAGATTGCGCCGACCCCCTTGTTGTTGCCGGCGTGACGGACCGATCCCCAACTCCTGGGCGTTGCCTCCAGTCAGTGCCACCGGCGAATTGATCGTGTTATCTACAATTTCCATTgagttcgagatgaaagacACCAGTTGTTATGAACCCCCTTTCccttaacaaaaataatcgATCCGATGAGGTACGAAACACAAGAATCCGGCGCCCTCGAGATGAGAGTCGGCGGCCAACGATTGAACTGGCGCGGAGGAGATCTCCGTCGGCAGTGATTTAGGGTTGAGTGTGTAACGCAAGTATTTGGGCGATAATATTCTTCATTAATCgagaatgaaattaatgagatgccctatttatattatctaggaccctagggttggttcgacCTAATCCTATGcatcgggaaagaaccaacaaagaaaacccgacGGAGCTTATAAAACGCTCGACTCAATTATTcgttcataattaaataaaaacaataaaacaacgaaaacaaatattatccTTAACTAAAAACTAAACTAGCTGTGGAATTTCCTCGAACAGCTTCGGCGCTTACTTGGCGACGAAGTCTTGGTAGCGATCCGGCGCCTTTAGATCCTTCCTTGGCCTCAGCTTCCTCGCCGGCTCCTCTCTAATCACGCTCTCCGGCTCTGTACCCGCCGGCTGATCCTCTGGGCGTGGGGACGCTGTATTTGGCTCCTCCTCAGTCGGTGTTGTGCTTGGCTCCTCCCCTGTTTCAGCCCCTGTTTCGGATGTTGAAGTCCTCTGTGATGTTGGTGTAGCTGCATTCGTAACAGTGATTCAGACGCATGGGAACCCAAGTTTGTTGTTGTGTGCCAGGAGATACCAGCTGTTAACCGACACAGACATTGCAGGCATATCTTGGCAACTTCATATGCTTTTTTTGGTCATTCATgtatagttttgttttttctgtttcttctcatttttctttttcaatggTATcgtttttacttttcttctttaatCAAGTATATATTCCCTATCTTTTTTGTCATCATGGTGTgcttatttgtgttttttttttaaattaataattaattgttttagcGCTACTTTGGCTGCCAATTTAGGATATAGATGGTACTCTGTTTGTGTGTTAATTCATAGTCAGTATATATAGATCTTTTCTGTTTTGTGTGCCAATTTAAGTATTTGCATGAGAttaatcaaaaattaattacttaattatgagGTAAGAAAATacagtatatattaataattctacctatttaatcataattttgaataatttgaaattttgtgtAGTGGCCTAGCGTGTATATAAAGTTATTATTTGAGTCAACTCTTATTTCAAGACTTCAGAAATTGGATGTACCAGAGCATTATATACTTTAATATGTGTAGATCTAGTTAATTTCAAGGCTTGACATTTACTTATTCTGTAATCACACGTTATGGAGCAATAATCGGAGCATCTTGTAATTAAAAACTGACACCAATAGTTGACTATTAAGACAGtgattaattactaattaaattatgtagtAATGACAGCTGGGAATCTTGGCACTTTCAATAATTTCAACAAACCAATGCGGAATGTTGGGAAATAAACACATGCAATCACGAATATAAAAGGAGAATGAATACAACGAATTGTTTACCCAGTTCGATACAAAGTGTATCTACGTCTGGGGGCGATGCCAAGCCAGggatttcactatataatttcaGGATGATTTTACAATGAGGGGACACCTCTATTTATGAGCAAAATAGAGAACCCTAATTCTAGTCAAACTAGGAAACATATTCCATAAGGAAATATCTTCTATGGAATAAATCTATCACAAGGAAATATACTTCTAGGaaacaaatcctaaatatGGTAGGAGATTAGGCTCCATAattaacaatctcccacttggaGACTAACAACTCCTACGCCACCATATCCTCGTGATCTCATCCCTGCATCCGCTTAGCATCGCCTAACCTTCTCTTCAAGTTTCAAGGCCAATTGAAGCTATGCATAGCTTCAATTTCTCTAAGGTCACCACCTTAGTAAACATGTCTGCTGGATTCTCACTTCCAAGTNNNNNNNNNNNNNNNNNNNNNNNNNNNNNNNNNNNNNNNNNNNNNNNNNNNNNNNNNNNNNNNNNNNNNNNNNNNNNNNNNNNNNNNNNNNNNNNNNNNNCAAAAGTTTTTGCTTTGATTATTGACCAACAATCTTCGTGTGATAATCCTTTGAGCTCATGTGTATGAAGTGATTGCATAGTTGAAGCGACTTCCATATTTCTGGTGGTAATAACAATTGCATTCCTCTTGGTAGAAGTGACACCAACCaatgaattgataaaatcaTCCCATTTGGGACGATCTTGATTCCAAACATCATCAAGAATAAGAAGATAAGTTTTGTCTTTCAAAGCTTCTTGAAGCTTTCTCATAATATCTTCCCTACTCTCAACTTCAACTTTATCAGTAGAAGTTAAGCATTTGAGGATTTTCTTGAAAAGAATGATTGGatcaaaaatttgagaaacatGCACCCAAAGATGTGATCCATAGTGAGTTTTTATCTTTGGATGATGGAAGACATTCCTAGTCAAGGTTGTCTTACCCATTCCTCCCATTCCAACAATGGCAAAGATAGAAACTACACGTTCATCAGTTGTGGTGCGAGTGTTAATAACCTCAACTATTTCCGAAACCAACTCATCTCTTCCAATGAAAATTGGATCAAGAGTAAATGAGTCAGTTTCAAAAGTAGGCAAAGTTGGCACATCGTTGGCAAGCCTCTCTTTGAGGCCAAGCTCGGCTCCCTCTTTTCGAACATACTCCAAATTCTCAttgatttcttgaattttaagAGCTATATTTCTGGGATGCGCAATATGACTCAAAGATGAGAAGCAAGAGAGTACCTTTTCCTTCATGGGCTTGATGGAGTTTATTTGTTTGGAGAGGTGATGATATTTGATTTCATCCAAAACGTTGTCAGCATCAAACGCCACATCTTCGAGCTTCCTCAGCCAGCTTTTGACAGCCCCACCGGGAATGGTACGGCTCTCAGCATCGTTCAACAATTGCTGGATCGTTTCTAAACTCCCAGCTAGCTTTTCTGCTTCTTTGTCGAGACCTCGGATTAACGAGATCTCTGCCTTGGAATGGTCGATGAGGTTTTGAACTAAAACTTCAATGACAGCGGCGACAACTTCTCCTTCCATTGTTTGAGATTGTAACTGATTCAGAAAGAGCCAAAGAGAAATGGATGAATTGGTatagagagaatgagagagatGCAATCGAAAGTGATAAGAATAATTGTGGTGAGCTGCAGTATAGTTTACACTTTACACTTTACGTGTAGCCTTCCATTCAAGATACTTTGCTTGCATTTTCATACTACTCCTGTTATTCTTACGGTAAGTTACAATTTTGGTGTAGcatattctattattaattcctttcttgtgttgattttcCTTGATCACGGGGATTTCTTTCCTACTTTCCAGTTTAAGTATATTTCAATTCTTTATCTTGAAGCCAAATTTAAGTTTCGATTCAATAGAAAAACTGTTCAACCAATTTAGTTCGacttccactaattcattgtATTTTATCGATTTGGCAAgttagattaaaataaaatatataaatattttcaatttaatttgtatgaattttaagaaatagtataaaagaaattatctaaaatatattgagattattgagttttatgaaatactacaaaattggatgaaaaatagaaaaattaacgGAATGTgacttctatttttaaattttaattttataataaaacttaaataattagtGAAACAGTATTAggtttaattaatgatttatatactccattagtgataaaaaaaaaatagcaacgGCTTTTATCACACATGTTCTCATGGTAAAGTCATAAAACAATGAGTTGAATATATACGCCATCCTGTtgccaaaaacaaaaatacaaataatcaTTCTGCAAGACTGCAACGTAACGAAGTTTATCAAAGTTTAAATCCAATGTTGTAGAAAAATGCGACTTCAGCCACCCCAATCAAGGTCTTCTAGCCTCTAAACATAGGAATCGTTGTTTCAGGGTCGATATTAAGTTATGCAAACAATTAGACGAGTGAAAACAAAGAGATCCGCGGCATCCTGTGTTCGACAACGTGATTATTCAAAGCAAGCTACGAAACAGAGTGAAATTAAACTCAATTCCGAACCATAACAAACTTGCACAGATATTCACAAAATCCGAATATTCAAATGCAAGCTAAAGTAAACAAGATCCAGCCCAAATAAGAGTTACTCCTATGGAATTTAAACCACAAAACATCAACGAGATCTAAAGTGCGAAAGCTAAAAAAGTCTAATGCAAATTTATTCCTTTCTCTTAAGTTGTAGCGCTTTGTGCCTCAAATAATACTATGCTagttttcatttaaattcttGTTCAGGAGCAATGAAATCCGATGTATACAGCTTGGCagagtttttttaattactctttttttttaaaactgtTCTTGTAGCCATGTATTCTGAATCATGCTggctttgatttttttacttGTATAAAAGGATATATTCCTTCGTTTTCATTTTCACTGAAATTGGTTATTTGCTCTTGTTGTAGCCTCCTGTCTACATGAACAATTTGTTTGTATATACTATGCCCcaattaatgattatttgatAGAAGATAAATCTTGAAAAGAACTCATTTTGCAGATCGCAAtctttcttgaatttctttttggaaaaCGAAACTTGGAAAACCATTTGTTCGCAAGTAAATTTGGCATACTTGACTTACTTCCTTAACATCTCACCATGCTCGCAAGTAAATATTGGTAAGAGATGTTTCCTCTTGAAGATTAgcctttaaaaaaatagtactacacCCTCTTTCTACTGTTTactactacctctgtccctcaaaatttgatacagtttactatttcggtccatccctgaaaatttgatacacttcacttttaccattttttgtagtggaccccatattccactaactcattcctactcacattttattataaaactaatactttaaaagtaggacccacatcccaaccaactttttcaactcactttctattacatttcttaaaacccgtgtcgggtcaaagtgtagcaaattttgggggacggaggtagtatgaCGGATTGAAACTTTGGGATATGAAAAGCCTGTTGCTTAATTTCCATGATTTGTGATAGCTTGCTTGATTCTTATTCTATGCAAAGGGGCAACATTGCACAAAATTCTTggtgataaatataaaagtattcaATCATGTATGTTGTCAATCCTGTATAGTAGACAACCCTTTGATTCTAATTACTAATTGAAAAGAATGATTAGAATTTAGAGCTGTAAACCAAACAATCTTTGCCTGAGCTCAAACACTGCTCGTTTGGTTTCTACTCTACACCTTATGCATGAACTCAGCTCAACCTGTGGTTCAATTACATCTCTAAACCTAGTTAGTTTATATGTCTAGCTACTGCTCTGCCTTTCTTTTTTGAAGGCtgctgttttttttatgaacagGTCACTTAACCACGAGATCTGATGTGTATAGTTTTGGAGCCGTTTTGCTAGAATTACTGTCAGGGCGTCGAATTATTGACTCCAAACAGCCTGCAGGAGAGCATAATCTGATCGATTTTGCAAAACCTTATTTGAATGACAAAAAAAGACTGCCACGAATTGTGGATAGCAGATTAGAGGGTAAATACCCTCTCGAAAAAGCATATGAAGTTGCCAAGATATGTCTGAGAATTTGTGTTAAACACGTTGGAGATATTAATATGCAATTTACAGTCTCAACAGCTAGTGGAAAACACTGCATTTTGGGAGCAGAGAAATGCAGCGAAATCGAGCAATGGATAACTCCTGCGATCCCCACAACGAAATGTCTTAAAGCTTCAATTAATTATCCCATCAACAAATagcaaagaaagaagagagaattgCAATGTGAGGTTTCTTACCAGTAATAATGAAGACAGGTTGAGAAAATCAAATGGACACTTTAGAGGCACCCACTCATCAAACTCTTagtattttttctccttctctcttcaagtactctctcttcaaatatcaaacacaaaaaaggATTAATGGAGAAAATGTTAAATCAACAAGTCAATGAAAGCGAATATAATGTGGTGGTGAGGAAATAGACATGCAACTGTTTCTATTAAAAGGAAACAAGAAAATGTATTTATACTTACCTAGCATGTCTCCATCAATCCATATGTTGTTCATGTGCTTTGGCCATTGGCTATCAGCTGCATCACTTTGTTGTTCAATACTTATTTCTGGACAGCCCTTAATATCTAAGACATGAAGTGATGTGAGGCCCCGCAGTGCATGTAGACGCCTTAACTTCTTGCAATCATATATATTCAATACCCCTAGAGACGAGAGGCTCCCCAACCATTCAGGCAACTCTTCCATTCCAtaattctctatctctaaCCATTCAATAGAGGTGAGATGTTGAATTGATTCTGGCAAATTTCCCCAAGCTTCCCTCCCTTTCAGTTTTAATTGCCAAAGTGAGTGGGAGTAGCATGCTTGCAATAAGCCATCAACGGTCTCCATAGATCCCTCCATACTAACAtctatttttaacaaattattaGAATAAGTGGCCATCAATCGAGAAACACCAATAATTTCTAAACGTGTTAGACGAGACCATTTCGGCAGACAATCAATTATCCCAGGTAGATTCTTTAGGCTACTTAAATTCTTCAACTCCAGTTCCTCAAGCAAGGATCCTACCATTTCACATGGAAAATACAGCAAAGCTTCGCATCCACAAATCTTCATCCTTTTAAGACATGTGAGGCTTCCTTGTGATTGTTGTGCACCAATATCTGCTACTCGTTCCAAATTTGGACAGTTGCTTATAATCAacttctccaaagaattgaggGTGCCTAGACCATCTGGTAGTTCTCTCAAATTGGAACACCTTGTTATAGATAGCCCCCGGAGATCGGGATTGTTATAGAATAACCAATTTGGGAGATATTCCAGATCATCTATTGAATCTATGAAAAGCTCTGTTAGAAACTTTAATTTCGTCTGGAATATGTATGTTAACGGCGTGCTCCCAGTCTCCAagattatcaaaattttgaggTTTGACCACGAATGATTAGGAAAACTCATCAATTGCTTGCACTGAGAGATCTGCAAGTGTTGGAGGTTAGGAAATACCTTCACATCACTTGCACCTGCAGATTCTACTTCTGCCCACTCTGTCAGCTTCTGCAGGTTATGTAATACGAGTTTTTCAAGAGCTGGAAAAACAATACATGTATCCTCATTCACTAATCCATAGAAAGAAGAATTTATGGACTTCAAATTTGTCAATCCTTCTAACCAGAGAGACTTGAGATTTGGCAACTGCCCAAACATTGGGATTTCTTCACATTCTGAGCACATGAAGAGT is a window from the Salvia hispanica cultivar TCC Black 2014 chromosome 1, UniMelb_Shisp_WGS_1.0, whole genome shotgun sequence genome containing:
- the LOC125206748 gene encoding putative disease resistance protein RGA4, producing MEGEVVAAVIEVLVQNLIDHSKAEISLIRGLDKEAEKLAGSLETIQQLLNDAESRTIPGGAVKSWLRKLEDVAFDADNVLDEIKYHHLSKQINSIKPMKEKVLSCFSSLSHIAHPRNIALKIQEINENLEYVRKEGAELGLKERLANDVPTLPTFETDSFTLDPIFIGRDELVSEIVEVINTRTTTDERVVSIFAIVGMGGMGKTTLTRNVFHHPKIKTHYGSHLWVHVSQIFDPIILFKKILKCLTSTDKVEVESREDIMRKLQEALKDKTYLLILDDVWNQDRPKWDDFINSLVGVTSTKRNAIVITTRNMEVASTMQSLHTHELKGLSHEDSTPTSQRTSTSETGAETGEEPSTTPTEEEPNTASPRPEDQPAGTEPESVIREEPARKLRPRKDLKAPDRYQDFVAK